Proteins encoded in a region of the Methanococcus voltae genome:
- a CDS encoding AzlC family ABC transporter permease, producing the protein MSNDKNNNSKKYERYKKYLNIKKYKNSERYKKYQCYFEGFEDAIPISIGYIPIAVAFGILAKSAGIPDYICVLMSLIVFAGASQFIGVNLIALGSSSFEIIITTFILNLRHFLMSSSLSQQIDYNGKSNKILSALSFGITDETFVVASLKNSNVHNDEKDISNSEMNLLNPEYLFMLNFTAFFAWVFGTFLGVYVAEGLPPSIQACLGIALYAMFIGLLIPAAQESKKVLNIIIIALITSSIVNGLNFWVLMSYLSTGWIIIFSTLISALISAYIYPIQKSDE; encoded by the coding sequence AAAAAATACCTAAATATTAAAAAATATAAGAATAGCGAAAGATATAAAAAATATCAATGCTATTTTGAAGGTTTTGAGGATGCTATACCTATATCAATTGGTTATATCCCCATAGCTGTTGCTTTTGGGATACTCGCAAAATCAGCAGGTATTCCCGATTATATCTGCGTATTAATGTCTCTTATCGTATTTGCAGGTGCAAGTCAGTTTATAGGCGTAAATTTAATTGCATTGGGCTCATCATCATTTGAAATAATCATTACCACATTTATATTAAATTTAAGACATTTTTTAATGTCTTCTTCGCTATCACAGCAAATTGATTATAATGGTAAATCAAATAAAATATTGAGTGCTTTGTCTTTTGGAATTACCGACGAAACTTTTGTGGTCGCTTCTTTGAAAAATTCAAATGTACATAATGATGAAAAGGATATATCTAACAGCGAAATGAATCTATTAAATCCCGAATATTTGTTTATGTTAAATTTTACGGCATTCTTTGCGTGGGTTTTTGGAACATTTTTAGGTGTTTATGTTGCAGAAGGATTGCCCCCATCAATACAGGCGTGTTTAGGTATTGCACTTTATGCAATGTTTATAGGTTTATTAATTCCTGCAGCTCAGGAATCTAAAAAAGTGTTGAATATTATCATAATTGCGTTAATCACCAGCTCTATAGTCAATGGATTAAATTTTTGGGTTTTAATGAGCTATTTATCTACAGGTTGGATAATTATATTCTCTACTCTAATATCTGCACTAATCAGTGCGTACATATACCCCATACAAAAATCAGATGAATAA